The Aeromonas veronii genome includes the window ACCACCACCTGATGCCCCCCAAGGCGGCGGGGCTTGCCTTCACGCTGGCGGCCATGGGGGATCAGTTCGACAGCCTGATCAATGTCACCATCAGCTACCCGGACAACATGGAGACGCCGTTCAAGGACTTCCTGATGGGCCGGATGAAGCGTATCCGGGTGCGCATCGAGGAGCTGCCGGTGGACGAGGAGCTGGTGGGGGATTACTTCAACGACAAGCAGTTCAAGCGTGGCTTCCAGCAATGGCTGAATCAGCGCTGGCAGGAAAAAGATCAGGTGCTGGCCCAGTGGCAGGGGGCAGAGGCGGCTCAGGCCGAACCGGTTCCCGTCATCGAGGCGGCGTCAGACAAGAGCGCAGAGGCCAACTCGGGCAGTTGATCCTCACTGAAAACCCGGATCCCGTGGCGGCGCAGCAGGGCCGTGGTCTTGCCCTCCCCCGTCACGGAAATGCCCTCGAAGCGGCCGTTGTAGATGCGGCCACTGCCGCAGGAGGGGCTCCCCTCTTTGAGCAGGGCGAAGCGAATGCCCTGGGCCTGGCAGAGCCGCAGCGCGAGCTCGGCGCCTGCATCGAACTCGGCCGTCACATCCAGCCCGCTCGCGGTCACCACCCGCTCTCCCTGCCGCTCGGCAGGAGGACGCGGGGTCGGCAGGCCGCCCGCCACCTCGGGGCAAAACGACAGCACTCGCCCCTCGGCCCCCAGGGCCGTCAACCAGTCGCTGAGGATCCCCTTGCTCTGGCCGTCGTAACGCACCGGCTGCCCCAGCAGGCAGGCACTCACCAGCACTTTCTGCACTTTCTGCACTCCGGCTTCACTCATGCTTCCGCTCCGTGCATCACCTGATCGAACATCACGCAGCAAGGATTCTCCAGCCGGTAGAGGATGGCGGGGCGTTGCTTGCCGGTGCGCTTGCGGCCGGTATCCACCAGCACGTCGGCCCGGTGGATCCGCTTGCGAAAGGCCGCCGTGTTCATGGGCGTCTGCAGGATGATTTCGAAGGCACGCTGCACCTCGGAGAGGGTGAACTCGCTCCCCAGCAGTTGCAGCGGCAGGGTGCTGTAGCGGCTCTTGATCCGCAGTCGCTCCACCCCCTTGGCGATGAGCTGGACATGGTCGAAGGCGAGACCCAGCCCCGGCAGGGCAGAGAGCGGGTGCCAGCGACCACGCACCACTTCCACCTCGGGCTCCACCAGGCACAGATAAACCAGGGTGGTGGACCAGCCACGGGGATCCCGCTCCAGATTGCCGAGGGTGCAGACCTGCTCGCTGTAGCAGAGCCCCAGCCCCCACTCCGTCAGCAGACGGTGGAGAGCGGCATCCAGATCCCGGTCACGGGTCTCGTCGATGCGCAAGGCCGGCAGTTGCCAGCATTGGGCAAAGGGGGGGCGATCGCGGGTCTCGAGGAGCAGTTCCAACCGCTCATCGTTCAGCCGCAGCACCACCATATCAAGACTCATTCTCGGCATCTCGGTCGACCTGCTCGCCTTCTAATAATGTTTGGTAGATAATATCACAAGAATATTATGTGCAGGAGCCACCCATGGGAATCGTCGCCAGCCTGGATATTGATGCGCAGAAGGGCTTCACCCCCCTCTGCCCGAACGAACTGCCCGTCGCGGGCGGGGATGAGATCGTGGCTGCGCTCAACGCCCAGGCGGCCCTCGCCAGCCTGAGAGTCGGCAGCAAGGATGCCCATCCCCGCAATGCGGCCTGGGTCGTGACCGACCCCGCCAGCATGTTGCTGCCCCTGGATCTGCCCAACGCCGATCTCACCTGGCCGGCCCACTGCGTGCCGGGCACCCCGGGCTTCGAACTGCTGGAGGGCCTGCCCGCCCCCATCGACTACGACTTCTTCGTCTGGAAGGGGGTCGAGCCGGATCTGCATCCCTACGGTGCCTGCTTCCACGATCTGGCGGAGCGTCGCAGCACCGGGCTCATCGAATTCCTGCAGGCGCGCGGCGTCGATACCCTGCTGGTGGGCGGTCTGGCCACCGATTACTGCGTCAAGACCAGCGTGTTGCAACTGCGCCGGGCCGGTTTCAGGGTCATCGTTCACCTCGATGCCTGTCGCGGCATCGCCCCCGAGACGATAGCCCAGGCCCGCACCCAGATGACTGAGGCTGGCGCCGAACTGGCCCAGACCCTGACCGATGTACAACAGCTGCTGGATGCCTGATATGTCTCCCATCCTCACCCGTCTCGTCGACACCGACGCCCGTGAGCTACCCATGCAGCAGGGGAACGATGCCGTTCGCTCCCGCCTGCGAGGAGCCTGATATGCCTCCCATCCTCAACAGTCTGCTCGACACCGATGCCTACAAGCTGCACATGCAGCAGGCGGTGTTCCATCGTTATCCCGATGCCGAGGTGGTGGCCGAATTCCACAGCCGCAACGAAGAAGACTTGCTCCCCATGATGGGGGAGATCGAAGAGCAACTGCACCTGGCCGGCTCATTGCGACTGACCAGGCCGGAACTCAACTTCCTCGCCGAGCGCCCCTTCTTCACCGCCGATTACCTGGATCACCTGCGCCGCAAGCCGCTGGATGCATCATTATTGCGGGTGTTCGAGCAAGATGGCCGCATCAACGTTCGCGTAGAAGGCTCCTGGCAGGACGTTATCCTGTGGGAGATCCCCGTCCTCGCCATCATCAGCGAGATGCGCAACCGCTTCCGCTATCCCCAGTTCGGGGTGAGCCAGGCCCTCACCCGGCTGGATCAGAAGATCGACAAGCTGGAGCGGGACCTGAGCCCCGAGGAGATGCAGGAGTTCAACCTCATCGACTTTGGCACCCGTCGCCGCTTCTCCCACGCCGTGCAGGATGCCGTGGTGGGCCGCCTCAAGGAGCGCCTGCCGGCGTTTCGCGGCACCAGCAACTACCAGCTGGCCCAGAAGTACAACCTGCCCGCGGTGGGCACCCAGGCCCACGAGTGGTTCCAGGCCCATCAGCAGCTCGGTTTCCCGCTGGAGCACAGCCAGCGCGCCGCCCTCACCAGCTGGCTCGACGAATTCACCAACCACCTCGGCATCGCCCTGACCGACTGCATCACCATGGATGCCTTCCTGCGGGACTTCGACTTCGAGCTGGCCAGCCGCTATCAGGGGCTGCGCCACGACTCCGGCGACCCCGTGGTGTGGGGGGAAAAGGCCATCAGCCACTACCAGCGCCTCGGCATCGATCCCACCGAGAAGACGCTGGTGTTCTCCGACGGCCTCAATCTGGACAAAGCCGTGGAGCTGCTGCGCCACTTCCGCGGCCGCATCAACACCAGCTTCGGCATCGGCACCAAGCTCACCTGCGATCTGCCCGGCGTCAGCCCCATGAACATCGTGTTCAAGCTGATGGAGTGCAACGGCGGCCCGGTCGCCAAGATCTCCGACAGCCCGGGCAAGACCCTGTGCCGGGATGCGGACTTCATCCGCAACCTCAAGCAGGCCTTCCACATCGGGGTCTGAGCAATTTTGCGGCCCGCCGCTTGCGCATCGGGCCGACAGCCCCCTACCATAACCCCCATCCCAGGCCCGACAGCATGTCGGGCCTTTCTCTTGTCCCCTTTGCAGAAGGATTTGTTCATGCGCCGTCACTGGATTGTTGCCCTCACCACCCTGTTTGCCAGCCTGCTGGGCAGTCAGGCGGCCCTGGCCGCCGAGCCGCTTCGCGTCTCCGCCATTCCCGATGAGGCCCCCACCGAATTGCAGCGCAAATTCGCCCCTCTCGGGGAGTACCTGGCCGAGAAGACTGGCCGCGAGGTCGTGTTCGTGCCGGTCAATGACTACGCCGCCGTGGTCGAGGCACTGGCCGCCGGCAAGCTGGACATGGCCTGGCTGGGGGGCTTCACCTATGTGCAGGCACACCGCCGGGCCGACAAGGTGGTTCCCCTGGTGCAGCGTCAGGAGGATGCCCAGTTCACCTCCAAGTTCATCGCCAATGCAGGCAGCGGCATCCAGACCCTGGCCGACACCAAGGGTCATGACTTCGCCTTCGGCTCCCCCTCCTCCACCTCGGGTCACCTGATGCCGCGCCACTTCCTGGCCGAACAGGGCATCAATCCGGACCGTGACTTCACCCATGTCGCCTACTCCGGTGCCCACGACGCCACCGTCGCCTGGGTCGCCTCCGGAAAGGTGCCGGCCGGTGTGCTCAACGCCTCGGTCTGGGAGAAACTGGTCGAAGAGGGCAAGGTCGATACCAGCAAGGTCAAGGTGATCTGGACCACGCCGACCTACTTTGACTACAACTGGACGGTGCGCGGCGATCTGGATCCGGCGCTGCAGGCTCAGCTCAAGCAAGCCTTCCTCAGCCTGGACCCGGCCATCCCGGCCCAGGCCGAGATCCTCAAGCTGCAGCGGGCCAGCCGTTTCATCGAGACCAAACCCGAGAACTATCAGGGCATCGAAGCGGCTGCCACCCAGGCCGGTCTGCTGAAGTGACCGCCGTGACGCTGGCCGGCGCCGGACTGACGCTCGGCCAGAGCCGCATCCTGCACCCGCTGGATCTGCATGTCGAGGCGGGAGAGACGGTCGCCATCATAGGGCCGAGCGGGGCCGGCAAGACCAGCCTGCTGCGACTCATCGGCACCGAACTGCGGGCCCAGGGAAGGTTGACGCTGTGGGGCCAGGATCCCTGGGCCCTCTCCACCGGTGCCCGCCAGCGCTTGCGCAGCCGGATCGGCATGGTCTGGCAACAGCCGCCACTCCCCGCCGCCCAATCCGTCATGACGGCGGTGCTGGCGGGCCGGCTCGGCCAGTGGTCCCTCGGCCGGGCGCTCTGCTCGCTGCTGCGTCCCTGTGATCCCGCCGGAGTCCTGGCCGAACTCCAGCGCCTGGGTCTGGCCGACAAGGGGCAACAACGTTGCGGCGAACTCTCCGGCGGCCAGTTGCAACGGGTCGGCATCGCCCGGGTGCTCTATCAGCAGCCGGACTTGATCCTGGCGGACGAACCCGTGTCTGCCCTCGATCCCGTGCTCGCCAGGAGCAGTCTGGAGGCCCTGCTGCACCAAGCCGGTGCCCGGGGCAGCACCCTGATTGCAAACCTGCATGCAGTCGAGCTGGCCCTCGGCCTGTTCCCCCGCATCATCGGCCTGCGCCAGGGCCGCATCCAGTTCGACTGCCCCGCCAGCGAGGTCAACCAGACCATGCTGACCGCCCTCTACGCCGGTGACGACGAGGCGAGTGCATGCCTGCGCTGAGCCGCTGGCGTCACCCCCTGCCCTGGTTGCTGACACTGGTCGGGCTCAGTCTCTGGCAGCAAGGCCAGGGCTGGATCGGCCTGTTCGATGGCCAGAGCTGGCGGCAGATGGGCAACTTCCTCGCCACCAGCTGGCCCCCCCGGCTGGATGCAGACTTCCTCCTGCTGACTCTGAGGGCCGCCCTGGAGAGCCTGGCCGTGGCCACCCTCGGACTCTTTGGCGCCCTGCTGCTCGGCATTCCATTCGCCCTGCTGGGCTCCCGTGCCCTGTCGCTGGCAGAATTGGGCCCGATACCCAGCCCGCTGCGCACGGCCTTGCGTGCATTCTCACGCCTGGTCGCTATCCTGCTGCGCAGCCTGCCTGAGCTCATCTGGGCACTGCTGTTCGTGCGCCTGTCCGGCCTGGGGCCGCTGGCGGCCATCCTGGCCATCGCCGTCAGCTATGGCGGCATGCTGGCCAAGGTCTACAACGAGATCATGGAGAACGGCGCCCTGCAACCGGCCAGAGCCTTGCTGCTCAGCGGC containing:
- a CDS encoding phosphonate ABC transporter ATP-binding protein; this encodes MTAVTLAGAGLTLGQSRILHPLDLHVEAGETVAIIGPSGAGKTSLLRLIGTELRAQGRLTLWGQDPWALSTGARQRLRSRIGMVWQQPPLPAAQSVMTAVLAGRLGQWSLGRALCSLLRPCDPAGVLAELQRLGLADKGQQRCGELSGGQLQRVGIARVLYQQPDLILADEPVSALDPVLARSSLEALLHQAGARGSTLIANLHAVELALGLFPRIIGLRQGRIQFDCPASEVNQTMLTALYAGDDEASACLR
- a CDS encoding DUF523 domain-containing protein, with amino-acid sequence MSEAGVQKVQKVLVSACLLGQPVRYDGQSKGILSDWLTALGAEGRVLSFCPEVAGGLPTPRPPAERQGERVVTASGLDVTAEFDAGAELALRLCQAQGIRFALLKEGSPSCGSGRIYNGRFEGISVTGEGKTTALLRRHGIRVFSEDQLPELASALLSDAASMTGTGSA
- a CDS encoding NUDIX hydrolase, with the translated sequence MPRMSLDMVVLRLNDERLELLLETRDRPPFAQCWQLPALRIDETRDRDLDAALHRLLTEWGLGLCYSEQVCTLGNLERDPRGWSTTLVYLCLVEPEVEVVRGRWHPLSALPGLGLAFDHVQLIAKGVERLRIKSRYSTLPLQLLGSEFTLSEVQRAFEIILQTPMNTAAFRKRIHRADVLVDTGRKRTGKQRPAILYRLENPCCVMFDQVMHGAEA
- the pncB gene encoding nicotinate phosphoribosyltransferase: MPPILNSLLDTDAYKLHMQQAVFHRYPDAEVVAEFHSRNEEDLLPMMGEIEEQLHLAGSLRLTRPELNFLAERPFFTADYLDHLRRKPLDASLLRVFEQDGRINVRVEGSWQDVILWEIPVLAIISEMRNRFRYPQFGVSQALTRLDQKIDKLERDLSPEEMQEFNLIDFGTRRRFSHAVQDAVVGRLKERLPAFRGTSNYQLAQKYNLPAVGTQAHEWFQAHQQLGFPLEHSQRAALTSWLDEFTNHLGIALTDCITMDAFLRDFDFELASRYQGLRHDSGDPVVWGEKAISHYQRLGIDPTEKTLVFSDGLNLDKAVELLRHFRGRINTSFGIGTKLTCDLPGVSPMNIVFKLMECNGGPVAKISDSPGKTLCRDADFIRNLKQAFHIGV
- a CDS encoding putative selenate ABC transporter substrate-binding protein, giving the protein MRRHWIVALTTLFASLLGSQAALAAEPLRVSAIPDEAPTELQRKFAPLGEYLAEKTGREVVFVPVNDYAAVVEALAAGKLDMAWLGGFTYVQAHRRADKVVPLVQRQEDAQFTSKFIANAGSGIQTLADTKGHDFAFGSPSSTSGHLMPRHFLAEQGINPDRDFTHVAYSGAHDATVAWVASGKVPAGVLNASVWEKLVEEGKVDTSKVKVIWTTPTYFDYNWTVRGDLDPALQAQLKQAFLSLDPAIPAQAEILKLQRASRFIETKPENYQGIEAAATQAGLLK
- a CDS encoding nicotinamidase → MGIVASLDIDAQKGFTPLCPNELPVAGGDEIVAALNAQAALASLRVGSKDAHPRNAAWVVTDPASMLLPLDLPNADLTWPAHCVPGTPGFELLEGLPAPIDYDFFVWKGVEPDLHPYGACFHDLAERRSTGLIEFLQARGVDTLLVGGLATDYCVKTSVLQLRRAGFRVIVHLDACRGIAPETIAQARTQMTEAGAELAQTLTDVQQLLDA